Proteins found in one Miscanthus floridulus cultivar M001 chromosome 4, ASM1932011v1, whole genome shotgun sequence genomic segment:
- the LOC136549139 gene encoding uncharacterized protein codes for MVDGVAGGKRRLRKREDLLESIGQRLASSHDAASFRSACSPWCAAVPFATFEPLLLLPFDPDSDYVGFYYVLEKKVLSKTLPDMRGKVACDSLCGWLALMDEAASVTLLNPFLGARAPRVELSPAGEHVTAASSSKHVSRVHGRWILHPTNGYEDADVAGRAIKLEDMRDVFFHEIVLSALSNAAGATPTATLLPSLSPPVGLYLRNYLESNGELHIVGAMICCNKVQRKTYQVAIAPARSVGPLLEGCIGALDGTHIKACVPAKSVDRFRGRKSYPTQNVLAIVDFDLHFTYVLAGWEGSAHDSLMLQDALSRPNGLKIPKGKFYLADAGYGTRPGILPPYRGVRYHLKEFHGAQDPKCPKELFNHRHSQLRTTVERAFGALKNRFKICSNKPFIPLKSQGKVVIACCALHNWILDDGPDEFIYDEPTWYNHLPRSKNHVSDRQADVREWAAKHDSIAQQMWNDRLNNDVTIDN; via the exons ATGGTGGACGGTGTCGCCGGAGGCAAACGACGGTTGCGGAAGAGAG aggatctcctcgagtccatcgggcagcgtctcgcgTCAAGCCACGACGCGGCGTCCTTCCGATCTGCTTGCTCCCCATGGTGCGCTGCCGTCCCGTTCGCTACCTTCGAGCCGCTCCTGCTGCTCCCATTCGACCCCGACTCGGACTACGTCGGCTTCTACTACGTCCtggagaagaaggtcttgtccaagacgttGCCCGATAtgcgcggcaaggtggcgtgcGACTCCTTGTGTGGGTGGCTGGCACTCATGGATGAGGCGGcgtccgtgacgctgctgaatccattcctcggtgcccgtgccccccgcgttgagctcTCGCCTGCAGGCGAACACGTCACGGCAGCGTCCTCATCGAAAcacgtgtctagggtccacggccggtggatcctccatcccaccaatggCTACGAGGACGCGGATGTcgcaggcagagccatcaagctagaagatatgagggacgtgttcttccatgagatcgtgctctcggcgct cagcaacgccgccggcgctactccaaccgcgacgctgctACCATCGTTGTCGCCACCTGTAGGGCTCTACCTCCGCAActacctggaatcaaacggtgagctacacattgtgggtgccatg ATCTGCTGCAACAAAGTGCAGAGGAAAACATACCAGGTGGCAATCGCCCCAGCTAGATCCGTTGGTCCACTCCTGGAG GGTTGTATAGGAGCACTAGATGGCACTCACATCAAGGCATGTGTGCCTGCTAAATCTGTGGATAGGTTTAGGGGCCGCAAGTCATACCCCACACAAAATGTCCTAGCAATTGTCGACTTCGACCTACACTTTACATATGTCCTAGCAGGGTGGGAGGGATCCGCTCATGATTCTCTCATGCTGCAAGATGCCCTTTCtcgtccaaatggactgaaaatTCCTAAAG GGAAGTTCTATTTGGCCGATGCTGGATATGGCACTAGGCCAGGCATATTGCCGCCCTACCGTGGAGTTCGCTATCACCTAAAAGAGTTTCATGGAGCCCAAGACCCAAAATGTCCAAAAGAGCTTTTCAATCACCGTCATTCCCAACTTAGGACAACAGTTGAACGAGCATTTGGTGCTCTCAAGAATCGCTTCAAGATTTGTAGCAACAAGCCATTCATACCCTTGAAGTCACAGGGCAAGGTGGTCATTGCCTGCTGTGCCCTTCATAATTGGATACTAGACGATGGACCTGATGAGTTCATATATGATGAGCCAACTTGGTACAATCACCTACCAAGGAGTAAGAATCATGTCTCCGATCGACAGGCTGATGTACGTGAGTGGGCTGCGAAGCATGATTCAATTGCCCAACAGATGTGGAATGATAGACTTAATAACGATGTTACCATTGACAATTAG
- the LOC136552733 gene encoding uncharacterized protein encodes MLCILFFIFCCCTLPTRLHAYTLIGNIQQKFLYCCMSRQKALAFFVLLLALWWRNKNQKRSTAKRIKYAPLVQRDIWRSSELIRLIDTSDRIYMHELRMSRPVFYKLCARLRERGLLVDTLHVSVEEQLTMFLKIVGQYHTYSSVAIAMWRSGWTVSTYFNTVVRAIVKLAPELIYVRSISTQPKITESPN; translated from the coding sequence ATGCTTTGcattttatttttcattttttgttGCTGCACATTGCCTACACGACTACACGCCTACACCTTGATTGGCAATATTCAGCAAAAATTCCTCTATTGCTGTATGTCGAGGCAAAAGGCCTTAGCTTTTTTTGTTCTACTGCTGGCCTTGTGGTGGAGGAACAAAAATCAGAAGAGGAGTACAGCCAAACGCATAAAGTATGCTCCACTGGTGCAAAGGGATATATGGCGTAGTAGTGAGCTAATTAGGTTGATTGATACCTCGGACAGAATATATATGCATGAGCTTAGGATGTCCCGGCCTGTATTCTACAAGCTTTGTGCTCGGCTTAGGGAGAGGGGACTATTAGTTGACACACTTCATGTTTCAGTAGAGGAGCAGCTCACAATGTTTCTAAAGATTGTTGGGCAGTACCACACATATTCCTCTGTAGCAATAGCAATGTGGAGATCGGGATGGACAGTGAGTACGTACTTTAATACCGTCGTGCGTGCCATTGTCAAGTTAGCTCCTGAGCTAATTTATGTGAGATCTATATCCACGCAACCAAAGATCACTGAGAGTCCTAACTAG